The sequence CCGTCCATCACCTCGGTGGCGTACAGGTCACCGTCGGGACCGAACGCCACGTCGTCGGGTGCGACGATGTCGCCCCCCTTGGCGCTGACGGTCTCGAGACGGCCGGTGCCGACATCCAGTGCACTGATCTGGCTGCCTGTCACCTGGGCGATGTAGACGCGACCGTCCGGGCCGGTGCGCAGGCCGTTGGCGCCGAAGAGCCGACTGGGCGCGGTGAGCCGCTCGAACCGCCAGCCTTCGGCGACTTTCGGCGCGGGCGCCCGGTAGCGGGCGTCGGTATGCGACGTGCTCATGGCCTGGAGACGTTATCAAGCTCGAATAGTCCAGACAATAGCGTTCCTTTGGGGACGTCAGCCCTTGACGGTCGGATTATGGCTGCGGAATAGTGTTCTGCAATATGCAGAGCACCGTATGTTGTCCGGACAATTAGCACGATGAGCGACCTCCTGAAACTCGCCGGCCGCGTCGTGATCGTCTCCGGGGCCGGGGGCGGCGGCATCGGCACGACCGTTACCCGCATGGCCGCGGAAGCGGGCGCGACCGTCGTCGCGGTGAGCCGGTCGGCGGAGAACCTCGACCAGCACATCGCGCCCTTGGGCGAGCGGGGGCTCTCGGTAGTGCCCGTGGCCGCCGATGCGTCCACCGACGAGGGGATAGCCGCCGTCCTCGACCGCGTGCGCAATACCGACGGCGATCTCTACGGGCTCGTGAACGTCGCGGGCGGCGCCGAACCGTCGACGTGGATGCCGTCCACGCGCGTGAACCGCGACGACTGGCGGGCGCTGTTCACCGCGAACCTCGAGACCGCGTTCTTCATGAGTCAGGCGGTAGCGGCCGAGATCCGAACGCAGAAAAAGCCCGGATCGATCGTGTCCATCTCGTCGATCAGCGGGATGAACACCGCCCCGTTCCACATCGCCTACGGAACCGCCAAGGCCGCGGTCGTGGCGATGACCCGCACGATGGCGGCCGAGCTGGCGCAGGACGGCATCCGAGTCAACGCGGTGGCCCCCGGCGTGACCGAAACCGCCGCCTCGCGCACC is a genomic window of Mycobacterium sp. ITM-2016-00318 containing:
- a CDS encoding SDR family NAD(P)-dependent oxidoreductase encodes the protein MSDLLKLAGRVVIVSGAGGGGIGTTVTRMAAEAGATVVAVSRSAENLDQHIAPLGERGLSVVPVAADASTDEGIAAVLDRVRNTDGDLYGLVNVAGGAEPSTWMPSTRVNRDDWRALFTANLETAFFMSQAVAAEIRTQKKPGSIVSISSISGMNTAPFHIAYGTAKAAVVAMTRTMAAELAQDGIRVNAVAPGVTETAASRTYTDDNPDRDRQAIAMGRRGRPEEQAGAILFLLSDLSSYITGQTLLVDGGLNLRWTHLGADNTSLFLKDESFRAAIKEM